AACAGGGCTGAAGTCCTCTCCTCTCACTCGGTACCTCATCTGTGGGAGTCCATCGGATGCAGGCCGGTATTCCACCTGCGCTATGTGTCGTCGTCCGACGAACCGAAACACGTCCCCCTGGTGTCGTCGTCCGACGAACCGAAACACGTCCCCCTGCATGTATCTCAGTTCATATCCCAGTTCAGCAATCTTCGGACCCAACTGGGCGACGAGGCTCTCAGCGTCCTGTGGATAGCTCCCTGTCTCTACCCAATGATCCCGCAGCACCTCCGCGAGCAGAATCAGTTGTACTGGATAGCCGTCGCCACGTACTACTGGCAGTCTCAGGTAGAAGATGACGGCGCCGGCGACAAGGGCTGTGGCAACGAGCATTTTCCAGTGCCTGACAAACCATCTTCGGCGCCACCCCTCTGCTCCCGCATGATCTACCATTTGTTGCACCCCCTGACGCGCAATAGTGTCGCTGGCAAATAGGCGTTCATACCCACACCAGTAGCTGGCACCTCACTCATAATGCCCAATTCCGCATGCTCCGTGTTCGGATCGATGTTGGGCCCTCCCGCATGTCCGATTTCGTGGGCAATGACATGCTC
This Candidatus Brocadiaceae bacterium DNA region includes the following protein-coding sequences:
- a CDS encoding GH3 auxin-responsive promoter family protein gives rise to the protein MVDHAGAEGWRRRWFVRHWKMLVATALVAGAVIFYLRLPVVRGDGYPVQLILLAEVLRDHWVETGSYPQDAESLVAQLGPKIAELGYELRYMQGDVFRFVGRRHQGDVFRFVGRRHIAQVEYRPASDGLPQMRYRVRGEDFSPVVLFHPDQRVLPPQDNDEVSQ